CTAGTTGTAGGCGATCGTTGATGCCGAGAATTTCTTGGTAATCTTCCACATCCACTGCCATCACTTTTCCGACTTGAGTCACGGCATCAGTGAGATAGTATTCTTTTTGGGCATTGTTTGCCTGTAGGTGGGGAAGCACCTTTGCCAAATCTGGCCAACCAAAGCAATAAACTCCAGCATTAATGCGGTTATTCTGTCTTTCGGCAGCAGTACAATCCTTGTGTTCGACCATTTGCTGCACAATATTTTCATCGTTACAAAAAACGCGCCCGTAGCCTGTGGGGTCGGGTAGGTGCGAGGTAAGAATGGTGGCAGCATTCTGATTTTGGGCATGAGTTTGTAACATCTGCTTGAGAGTTTCGCTGCGTATTAACGGTAAATCGCCGTTAAGTATCAGCAAATCTCCGGTGTAACCTTCCAAGTGAGGAAGTAATTGCTGGATAGCATGACCTGTCCCCAATTGCACAGTCTGTTCGACAAACTCCAAGTTGGGAATTGAATGCATGGCGGCTTGCACTTCTTCGGATTGATATCCCACAATCACGATTCGTCGTGAAGGTGCAAGTGGTTCTACACTTTCGAGAACTCTCTCTACTAGCGATCGCCCACCCAAAGAATGTAAAACCTTGGGTAAGCGTGATTTCATCCGTGTGCCGCGTCCTGCCGCTAGAATTGCTACAACTACCATAAATTAGCTATTAGCTATCAGTGAAATTATAATTAATGCTTTTGGTACTTGAAAATATAGGTTCAAATCATACCAGCTAATCATGGAAGAGTAAAATATCAAAGTAGTTAAGACAACTGCTTTGGTAAAATTTGGAGATAATAATACTTTTTTGCACTCATTACAGCAGCGACAAATTATTATCCCCTACTCCCTACTCTCTATTATTTTTCCTTGACAGGAGCGAATAAACTCTGCAAACTGCTGCATTAGTTTGGGATTACGCCAACCGGAATCAGTTTCTTTTTGCATGACCGAAAGTGCTTCTGCTGAAGGAAAAGCTCTTTTATAAGGTCGTTCGCTGGTTAGGGCATC
This Nostoc sp. C052 DNA region includes the following protein-coding sequences:
- the glmU gene encoding bifunctional UDP-N-acetylglucosamine diphosphorylase/glucosamine-1-phosphate N-acetyltransferase GlmU: MVVVAILAAGRGTRMKSRLPKVLHSLGGRSLVERVLESVEPLAPSRRIVIVGYQSEEVQAAMHSIPNLEFVEQTVQLGTGHAIQQLLPHLEGYTGDLLILNGDLPLIRSETLKQMLQTHAQNQNAATILTSHLPDPTGYGRVFCNDENIVQQMVEHKDCTAAERQNNRINAGVYCFGWPDLAKVLPHLQANNAQKEYYLTDAVTQVGKVMAVDVEDYQEILGINDRLQLATASEILQKRVKEKWMLAGVTLIDPTSITIDETVELQPDVIIEPQTHLRGNTVIKTGSHIGPGSFIENSQLAENVTVQYSVITNSAVQEGSRIGPYAHLRGHVEVGAGCRVGNFVELKNTQLGDRTNAAHLSYIGDSVVGNQVNIGAGTITANYDGVKKHRTKIGDRTKTGANSVLVAPLTLGDDVYIAAGSTVTEDVPDDSLVIARSRQVIKPAWRKKS